Proteins co-encoded in one Macadamia integrifolia cultivar HAES 741 unplaced genomic scaffold, SCU_Mint_v3 scaffold_3A, whole genome shotgun sequence genomic window:
- the LOC122071650 gene encoding transcription initiation factor TFIID subunit 8-like, with product MSDGRGESGKEKKDVPKRKSRGGDDFGRAIAKISVAQICKSAGFQGFQQSALEALSDIVIRYLRDLGKTAQFYANLAGRMQCNVFDIVQGLEDLGASQGFSGASNVHRCPAGSGVVQDITQYLNLEEEIPFSRPVPHFPVMRNRRPTPSFLQIGESSPNENIPPWLPAFPYPHTYSHTPVWNERETDPRTDKIEQARQQRKAERSLLSLQQRLACNGSAAPAAVDPADAGKLKRAAESNPFLAPPLQLGEKDVSPVVLHPHLSNEVVPEKRVSVLNTFTPAIEAAKNGFYDFGDGERNDLPNKRPTVHFKVGIGKSLGAPCDLILHSQSVGKTDPWFGGDDEKDDKKRRAEQILKESMENPRELAQL from the coding sequence ATGAGCGATGGACGTGGGGAGagtggaaaagagaaaaaagacgTCCCCAAGAGGAAATCAAGGGGAGGCGACGATTTTGGCCGGGCTATTGCCAAGATTTCTGTCGCGCAGATATGTAAGAGCGCGGGCTTTCAGGGTTTCCAACAGTCTGCTCTTGAAGCCCTCTCCGACATCGTCATTCGTTACCTTCGTGACTTAGGCAAGACTGCTCAGTTTTACGCTAATTTAGCAGGTAGAATGCAGTGCAACGTCTTCGATATCGTTCAGGGGCTTGAAGATTTAGGAGCTTCACAGGGTTTTTCCGGTGCATCAAATGTCCACCGTTGCCCTGCAGGCTCAGGTGTAGTTCAAGATATTACGCAGTATCTGAACTTGGAAGAAGAGATTCCGTTTTCCCGCCCTGTTCCACATTTCCCGGTCATGAGAAACAGGAGGCCCACTCCAAGTTTTCTGCAAATCGGGGAGAGCTCCCCTAACGAAAACATTCCCCCTTGGTTGCCTGCATTTCCCTATCCTCACACGTATAGTCATACTCCTGTATGGAATGAGAGGGAAACAGATCCACGCACAGATAAAATTGAACAGGCAAGGCAGCAAAGGAAGGCTGAACGATCTTTGCTGAGTTTGCAGCAGCGTTTGGCGTGCAATGGCTCGGCAGCACCTGCCGCAGTGGACCCAGCAGATGCCGGGAAGCTGAAAAGAGCAGCAGAAAGTAACCCATTTCTTGCTCCACCTCTGCAGCTTGGTGAGAAAGACGTGTCTCCCGTTGTTCTTCACCCCCATCTGTCTAACGAAGTGGTTCCGGAAAAAAGAGTTTCGGTGTTGAATACGTTTACTCCTGCTATTGAAGCAGCAAAGAATggattttatgattttggagATGGTGAGAGAAATGACCTCCCTAACAAGAGACCCACTGTGCATTTCAAGGTTGGGATTGGGAAATCTTTAGGTGCACCTTGTGATTTGATCCTTCACAGCCAGAGTGTGGGGAAAACAGATCCATGGTTTGGGGGGGATGATGAGAAGGATGACAAGAAGAGGAGAGCAGAGCAAATTCTGAAGGAATCCATGGAAAACCCTCGAGAACTTGCTCAGTTGTAA